The genomic segment GACCGCCAGCGTGAGCGGCCAGCCCTTGAGCGCCGCCGGCGGCGAGACCAGCCAATAGGACAGCGGCGGCGTCAGCGGCAAGGCAAACGGCGTGATGAGCCGCCCCGCAGCCAGCGCCCTTGCGACAAACGCCCGGCGCGCCGGCCTGGCCTTGTTGTCCACCGCTTTGGCCTATGTGCGGTTTTCAATTACAGGCGCGTGCCGGCACGCTGGATTTGATGCTAGTCACCTTTACTCCTTCCGGTCAGCGCCACTCTGCTTAGGGTGGGGGTGCTGCATGAGCGGTTACCGGGCACGGCGCTGGCGGGCATGGTCAACATCCTGCTGGTCCTGTTAGATCGACGGCCGGCAGGCATATTGGCCCGAGGAGGAGGGCAACGGCCCCGACCTGACAACACCGGACGGGGACCGGAACGGCTAGCCCAGTTTTTCAGGAACGGCGGTATCCCGCTTGGGGATGGGGCGTCCCGACCAGTAGCCCGCTAGCACCGAGCCAGACAGGTTGTGCCACACCGAGAACAGCGCGCCGGGCAATGCCGCCAGCGGCGTGAAATAGATCTTGCCCAGTGTCTCCGCCAGGCCCGAGTTCTGCATGCCGACTTCCATGGCCAGGGTACGGCAGGAGGTTTCGTCAAAACCGAACAGCCGGCCGCCCCAATACCCCGCCAGCAGTCCGATGCCGTTATGCAGGATCACCGCCACAATAACGATAAGACCCACCGAGCCGATAAAACTCTGGCTGCCCGCCACTACCGCGCTGATGATCAATAAGATACACACCATTGAGAAGGCCGGTAAAAACGGCTCGACCTTTTTGACCGTGGCGGTAAACAGATGATGGATCACCAGTCCAGCGAAAATCGGTATTACCACGATCTGTAGAATGCTCATCAGCATGCCCGCCACGTCCACCTTGATGTGCGTGTCGACATAGAGGCGCGTAAGCAGCGGCGTGGCGAAAACCCCCACCAGCGTCGACACGGCGGAGATAGTGACCGACAGCGCCACATCCCCCTTCGCTAGATAAATCATGACATTGGATGCGGTGCCGCTGGCGACCAAGATCATCCCCGCAGATAAATCCGGCGGCATACGAAAGAGCCAGGCCAAGACCCAGGCCGCCAGCGGCATGACCAAATAATGCAGGAAGGTGGCGGCGGCCACCGGCGCAGGGCGGGACAGTACGCGTTTAAAATCTGCGAAGCGCAGGGTCACGCCCATGGCGAACATGATAAGCATCAACAGCGTGCTCACCCAGGCGCCGATCGGTGTAAAACTGCCCGGCGTATAATAAGCGACGATGGACAATAAAATAGCCCACAGCGGGAACAGGCGGGTAATTTTGTTCAACATATTCGGGAGGATCCTTAATTGTTTTTTTTAATTGTCTGTGATGTTGCGGTCATGCCAGCGAAGACGCGACCCGTGCCATAGCGGCATTCGTTTTACCGTCTATTGTTACTAGTAGCAATAATTTCACGATAATTCCCCGCCCTGGCCGTTCCCGTCGCCAGCGAAAGCCGCCCTTCGCGGTCTTCATCCTTACGTCATCGCCGCCGAGGCGAAATGCAGCAGAAAATAAACGGTCAAATTAAGCGATAACCCGCGACATTTCGCTGACGGCCGAAGCAGTGATTTTAACTGGCAATACGCTGGCTTTCGGTTTCTAAAGGCGTTTTTCGATGATTGCCGTGATTTTTGAAGCACAAGCACGCCCTGACGCACAGGCGCGTTAGCTCCAGCTTGCCACTGAGCTCAAGCCGTTACTGGCAGAGATGCCGAGGTTTATCGCTATCGAACGTTTCCAGCGTCAGAATCTCCCCGGGAAAAGTCTTTCCCTTTCCTGGTGGGAAAATGAGGAGGCCGTGGCCGGTTGGCAACGTCATCGCATGCATCAGGCGGTCAGGAAGACGGGTAACGGCCGTTACGCGGCTTTTAGACAGGTAGAGAATCTCAGGCGAGCCTGCGCCATTGGCGGCCCGTCGCTAAACACCAAAGCGGGAAAGGTAGCGTAAACAGCAGCAGTAACCATATCAGGCTATAAACCGCATTGACGCCATCATTTTGCAGGTTGATATACAGCTTGATCGGTATCCCCTGCGGGAAATAGGAAAACACCAGCACGATGCCGAATTCACCGACGGCGCGCACCCAGGCGATCGCCCGCCCCGTGGCCAGACCGCGCCGACAGGATGAAATAAGGCTGCGCCCCGTAAACCTGCGCCAGCACAAAAGCCGCGGCATTGTTGGTCAGGGCCAGTCCCACCGTCGCCAGCGCTTCACCCAGAGTACTGTAGGGGCCGTAGGCCGATACCAGCAAAATACCCAGGGCCAGCCACAGCGCCAGCGGCGTGCCCAGCAATATGATGAGCGGCACGGAAACCGCGCTGAGGCCGAGCGACACCGCTACGGCATTCCAGTCGCCGTAGGCCAGATGAAACTTCCCCCACGAGGTCACGCCAATGAGGGTGATAAACGGCAGCGCCAGCAACAGCAGCGCCGGCACGCCGAACCAGCCGGCCGGCGACAACGGGCGTCGGATCATTAGCGGTTACGGATACAGCACGCCGCCTTTCAGCTAGCCATAACCGTTATCCTTCAGCAACTGTTGACCGGCCGCGC from the Candidatus Sodalis pierantonius str. SOPE genome contains:
- the panS gene encoding ketopantoate/pantoate/pantothenate transporter PanS, whose protein sequence is MLNKITRLFPLWAILLSIVAYYTPGSFTPIGAWVSTLLMLIMFAMGVTLRFADFKRVLSRPAPVAAATFLHYLVMPLAAWVLAWLFRMPPDLSAGMILVASGTASNVMIYLAKGDVALSVTISAVSTLVGVFATPLLTRLYVDTHIKVDVAGMLMSILQIVVIPIFAGLVIHHLFTATVKKVEPFLPAFSMVCILLIISAVVAGSQSFIGSVGLIVIVAVILHNGIGLLAGYWGGRLFGFDETSCRTLAMEVGMQNSGLAETLGKIYFTPLAALPGALFSVWHNLSGSVLAGYWSGRPIPKRDTAVPEKLG